In Gadus morhua chromosome 2, gadMor3.0, whole genome shotgun sequence, a single window of DNA contains:
- the LOC115557281 gene encoding E3 ubiquitin-protein ligase RBBP6, giving the protein MAHVHYKFSSKLKYDTMVFDGLNITLKDLKRQIMDREKLRAADCDLQITNAQTKEEYKDDEDLIAKNSSIIVRRIPMVGVKSSGSKTTSKTMSKTTDRSDNQFHHQAFGSTKAMDNQSFSRSLTLLSQTCNLANANASEEDKIQAMMSQSTHEYDPMNYVKKHGPPPPNYTCFRCGMNGHHIRNCPTNGDKTFESLPKIKKSTGIPRSFMVEVDDPNIKGAMLTHCGRYAIPTIDAEAYAKGKKERPPFAPPLPPAAGAGGEEKKEEEEAVPTELLCLICREMLHDAVLIPCCGNSYCDDCIRSALLESDEHVCPTCAKVDVSPDTLVANKFLRQAVNSFNNELGNQNSLATPGPSAPTSQTSNPSPSPAPNLPPPVSATQTRPKTPYQQTRHQQDPLMSRPPPAHTPPLAQPNTPSPVATAPSSASSTPVNSPPRPQNQPDVPGSTEAEAEVSVDAAEASIPSGSSSPVEAPPLMAPGYHVPVAEDRESISPKNTQMSPTYPTVRPSDQPPVKESSSTSSVPAVGGGWPYPREGPGPPLPPPRPPSGPPPSGPPPSGPPPSGPPPSGPPPAAPQRYLPPPSPFPSMPFPPYPGFPPGFPFTAPPWAPPGLPPGVCPTVPPPPLHPPALPPSTCSASSSSSIPPLIPKEEMYRHQQRRRMKESRSSSGRGPTRDGRGQQRPQPAVDEMGGDFAKELLEYRRMQRQRRRSYSRSPQRSSSVSQMSSDSYSASRSYSRSPSRSPGPAHSRGRSRSRSRPRHRRSSARRHGDRSHHHGYKRSRSPTPPSSSPSRRRRSPQTRSRSRSRSRGSRRKASRCRHHRRRAGSHHDHHGDPGRRGSPACDRHPQLAGCDAQRFRQWETEYLQWYDKYFGNYTGTPHHLQPPPLLPTPRPACGRPAPNHRPGRLPAKRSRSPPRRSPNRSPSPGSDEDSGSLTYQQRCSEMFGHQASYREEAEDREPAPRAPASRGPDDPTHKKKKRRRSERERADGGGAEEAPPLGASFSSSSGRGRWDGGSNHDSPGTPLHNPGVCSRAEPGDEAWDRPYAGTLRADGGREGQRADGGREGQRGDGGREGQRGDGGREGQAGRPKHGEPRPDHSRSGRKKRQAEERSSESLRKDVPLDGRHLDSSHRSENAKSGQDGDDPRHGGKPNAVEKEAPPRGAPTENPLWEGVTKVRNPQRKTISININLTQLEEVQKVAESHPTAGSSVEEERMDAGDENEDTPIVEDGEEVVDDNRGVKQLTTVRRAAEAPIF; this is encoded by the exons TGACCGTTCCGACAACCAATTTCACCACCAGGCCTTTGGGTCCACCAAAGCA ATGGATAACCAGAGTTTTTCCAGATCCCTCACCCTTCTCTCCCAG acctgcaaTCTGGCCAACGCAAACGCGTCTGAAGAGGACAAAATCCAAGCCATGATGTCCCAGTCCACCCATGAATACGACCCTATGAA TTATGTGAAGAAGCACGGCCCTCCTCCACCAAACTACACCTGTTTCCGATGTGGGATGAATGGTCACCACATCAGAAACTGCCCCACCAATGGG GACAAGACCTTTGAGTCCCTGCCCAAGATCAAGAAGAGCACGGGCATCCCTCGCTCTTTCATGGTGGAAGTGGACGACCCCAACATCAAGGGGGCCATGCTGACCCACTGCGGTCGATACGCAATTCCCACTATAGACGC CGAGGCCTATGCCaaggggaagaaggagaggcCTCCGTTCGCGCCGCCCCTGCCCCCGGCCGCGGGCGCCGgtggggaggagaagaaggaggaggaggaggcggtcccCACGGAGCTGCTGTGTCTCATCTGCAGGGAGATGCTCCACGACGCCGTCCTCATCCCCTGCTGTGGAAACAGCTACTGTGATGACT GCATCCGCAGTGCCTTGCTGGAGTCAGACGAGCACGTCTGCCCCACCTGCGCAAAGGTGGACGTCTCTCCAGACACCCTGGTAGCCAATAAGTTCCTCCGACAG GCGGTGAACAGCTTCAACAACGAGCTGGGCAACCAGAACAGCCTGGCCACACCGGGACCCAGCGCCCCGACGTCCCAGACGTCAaaccccagccccagcccggcccccaatctccctccccccgtctctgCCACCCAGACCCGCCCCAAGACGCCCTACCAGCAAACACGCCACCAGCAG GACCCTCTGATGTCCCGGCCACCGCCTGCACACACCCCGCCATTGGCTCAACCGAACACGCCGTCTCCCGTAGCAACGGCCCCCTCATCTGCCTCCAGCACTCCGGTCAACTCTCCGCCGCGTCCGCAGAACCAGCCGGACGTGCCCGGCAGCAC GGAGGCCGAGGCCGAGGTTTCTGTTGATGCAGCCGAGGCCTCCATCCCCTCTGGGTCCTCCTCCCCTGTGGAGGCACCACCACTGATGGccccg GGTTACCATGTTCCAGTGGCGGAAGACCGGGAGTCCATCAGCcctaaaaatacacaaatgTCCCCAACAT ACCCAACAGTCCGACCCTCGGATCAGCCACCCGTCAAGGAGAG ctcctccacctcctccgttcCTGCCGTCGGCGGGGGTTGGCCCTACCCCAGAGAGGGCCCCGGcccgcccctcccaccccctcgacccccctccggccccccgccctccggcccccctccctccggccccccgccctccggcccccctccctccggccCCCCGCCCGCCGCTCCTCAGCGCTACCTcccgccaccctcccccttcccctccatgCCCTTCCCCCCGTACCCGGGCTTCCCGCCGGGGTTCCCGTTCACGGCCCCTCCCTGGGCGCCCCCTGGCCTGCCGCCCGGCGTCTGCCCCAcggtgccccctccccccctccacccccccgctctccccccctccacctgctccgcctcctcctcctcctccatcccccccctcatccccaaGGAGGAGATGTACCGACaccagcagcggcggcggaTGAAAGAGAG CAGATCGTCGTCCGGCCGCGGGCCCACCAGAGACGGGCGGGGCCAGCAGAGGCCCCAGCCCGCCGTGGACGAGATGGGCGGGGACTTCGCCAAAGAGCTGCTGGAGTACCGGCGGAtgcagaggcagaggaggcgGTCCTACTCCAG GTCGCCTCAGAGGAGCTCCTCCGTCAGCCAGATGTCCTCTGACTCCTACTCCGCCTCCAGGAGCTACTCCAGGTCCCCCAGCAGGTCCCCGGGCCCCGCGCACTCCAGAGGCAGATCTAG ATCAAGGTCCCGCCCACGCCACAGACGGAGCTCCGCCCGTCGCCACGGCGACCGCTCCCATCACCACGGCTACAAGCGGTCCCGCTCCCCGACGCCGCCCTCGTCCTCCCCGTCCCGCCGCCGGAGGAGCCCCCAGACGCGGTCCAGGTCCCGCTCTCGGTCCCGGGGGTCCCGGCGGAAGGCGTCGCgctgccgccaccaccgccgccgcgccgGGAGTCACCACGATCACCACGGCGACCCAGGGCGGCGGGGCTCGCCGGCCTGCGACCGCCACCCGCAACTCGCGGGCTGCGACGCCCAGCGCTTCCGCCAGTGGGAGACGGAGTACCTGCAGTGGTACGACAAGTACTTTGGCAACTACACCGGGAcgccccaccacctccagccgCCGCCCCTCCTGCCCACGCCCCGCCCCGCCTGCGGCCGCCCGGCGCCCAACCACCGCCCCGGCCGGCTCCCCGCCAAGAGGAGCCGCTCCCCCCCCCGACGGTCGCCCAACCGCAGCCCCTCCCCGGGCAGCGACGAGGACTCGGGCTCGCTGACCTACCAGCAGAGGTGCTCGGAGATGTTCGGGCACCAGGCGTCGTACCGGGAGGAGGCCGAGGACAGGGAGCCGGCCCCCCGCGCGCCGGCCTCCAGGGGTCCCGACGACCCGAcgcacaagaagaagaagaggaggcggagcgaGAGGGAGCGGGCGGACGGGGGCGGGGCGGAGGAGGCCCCGCCTCTGggcgcctccttctcctcctcgtccggTCGCGGCCGCTGGGACGGGGGgagcaaccatgacagcccgGGTACCCCGCTACACAACCCGGGGGTCTGCAGCCGGGCGGAGCCAGGGGACGAGGCCTGGGACCGACCCTACGCTGGGACGCTGAGGGCCGACGGCGGAAGGGAGGGCCAGAGAGccgatggggggagggagggccagagaggcgatggagggagggagggccagagaggcgatggggggagggagggcc AGGCGGGCAGACCAAAGCATGGCGAGCCACGCCCGGATCACTCCAGGTCGGGGAGGAAAAAGAGacaggcagaggagaggagcagcgaGTCCCTGAGGAAGGACGTTCCTCTGGACGGCCGGCACCTCGACTCCTCGCACAGGAGCGAGAACGCAAAGTCAGGGCAGGACGGAGACGACCCGAGGCACGGGGGTAAACCGAACGCCGTCGAGAAGGAAGCGCCCCCCCGTGGAGCACCGACGGAGAACCCCCTCTGGGAAGGGGTGACGAAGGTGAGGAACCCCCAGAGGAAGACCATCAGCATCAACATCAACCTTACCCAGCTGGAGGAGGTCCAGAAGGTGGCTGAGTCTCACCCGACGGCCGGCAGCTCGGTCGAGGAAGAGCGAATGGACGCCGGAGATGAAAACGAGGACACGCCCATagtggaggacggggaggaagTGGTGGACGACAACAGAGGAGTAAAACAACTGACCACCGTCCGGAGAGCCGCGGAGGCACCC ATCTTCTAA